A region of Desulforamulus hydrothermalis Lam5 = DSM 18033 DNA encodes the following proteins:
- a CDS encoding helix-turn-helix domain-containing protein gives MYKWQRIKALYAQGVSIRKIAKTVGVSRNTVRKYLRDVNPPEFKARKYEKQLDPPPPD, from the coding sequence ATGTACAAATGGCAACGTATTAAAGCTCTGTATGCCCAGGGGGTTAGCATCAGGAAAATAGCCAAAACAGTGGGAGTATCAAGGAACACCGTTAGAAAGTACCTAAGAGATGTTAATCCGCCGGAGTTTAAGGCCAGAAAGTATGAAAAACAACTTGATCCCCCCCCCCCTGACTAG